Part of the Hemitrygon akajei unplaced genomic scaffold, sHemAka1.3 Scf000216, whole genome shotgun sequence genome, taatttatagtaatttataatatattgtttatacatagaacagtcaatataacatcaaCATGCAattatatcagcatgaattaatcagtctgatggcctggtagaagatgatgtcctggagcctgttggtccttttgctgtggtaccgtttcctggatggtggcagtaggaacagtttgtggttgtggtgaattgggtccccaatatcctttgggccctctTTACACATCTGTCTCTGTACATctcctgaatagtgagaagttcacatctacagatgcactgggcagtctgcaccactctctgcagggtcctgcgattgagggaagtacagttcccataccaggcagtgctgcACCCAGTCAGCATGCTCTCTATTGTCttgctgtagaaagttcttaggatttggggcccacaACAAGCAACTTCAACCATCTGAgctgaaagaggtgctgctgtgctcttttcacaacacagccggtatgtacggagcatttgagatccttggtgatgtttatgctgaggatcttaaagctgttcaccctctcaaccccagatccgttgatgccaataggggttcgcctgtctccattcctcctgtagtacacaatcagctcctttgtttttgtgacaatgagggagagtttgttttcttgacaccagtcagatgttgttcagacctcagatatcGATCTCACCTACCTTTTcctttccaaacaagtttggccagcttctctgtcacagaaacatggaggagttcagtacggaaacaggctatttggcccatctagtcaatgctaaaaaaaacatttaaggtaTCTATTGCAACTACCTGACTGTGACCAtcgtcctccatacccctaccatccaggctcccatccaaacttctttcaaATGGTGAAACTGAGCTCACATGAACCCCTtgtgctgacatctcattccacactctcacgaccatttcagtaaagagcttttccacatgttcccgttaaattttcaccttccccgcttacccatgacctctgttgtcatcccacacaacctcaatggaaaaagctgcttgccttTACGctatctgtaccctcataattctgtatacttcCAACAAATCCTCATGCAATGTTTAATGACCTTGTCTATGTTTAGTgcattttttaggtgtataagatgatgaggggcattgatcgtgtggatagccagaggttttattTGCAggactgaaatgtctaacacgagaggacatagttttaaggtgcttggaaatagataccgaggggatgccaggggtaagttttttacccagagagtggtgggtgcatgcacTACACTGccggctatttgtgtgagagtgtttcagttactgtgtggccatgaacccatgcagctcagtgggaacagggaataatatcaATCTAGAGAGTcagactgagccaggtcacagattggagatggcagaaatgccccattcttatagagacaggaagagcatcagagagtttgatgatcattccagataccagcactgtgcccagttagaaggtgatttctctctccaacttgggttgaacttcactgtaacagtgtgatgccagatcacaccttgacaacttaTGTgaactcatctgaaatgttgtcctacacccattgacagatattgtaaatctttttacaggtcaaaaatgacaaggaatttgtgtACAGGAATCTGGAGctcaacacaccagttttgctgtctctgtccagatatttaagaagtggagcaagggattcactcgatcatccttcctgttcagactgtggggaaggattcactgaatcatctgaccgactggcgCACCCGTCATTTTGCACAGGGTGGAAcgattcatctgctcagacagtggaaATGGAATCACTCGGccttctcaactgaaggtacatcagcaagttcacactgggaaaggccattcacctgttttgtgggtgagaagggattcagtcagtcttcccactTGTGGACACGCAAGTCAGTTCAtagtgggcagaggctggtcatctgttgAATTTTGGGGAAGCATTCActaggtcatctgacctaatggctcaccagcgagttcacaccggtgagaggccgttcacctgctcggactgtgggaaaggattcacttgctcatctaaactgaaattacatcagcgtgttcacactggggagaagccgttcacctgctcagactgtgggaagggattcagctgGTCATCtcacctgaaggtacatcagcgatttcacactggagagaggccattcacctgctcagactgtgggaagggattcactatgtCATCTAatctgaagatacatcagagagttcatactggagagaggccgttcacctgctcagactgtgggaggggatttacttgctcatcccaactaaaggcacaccagcgagttcacactggggagcggccattcacctgctcggactgtgggaaaggattcacttgctcatccgaactgaaggtccatcagcgagttcacactagagaaaggccattcatctgctcagactgtgggaagggattcactcagtcagcaaAGCTAAAgattcaccagcgagttcacactggggagaggccattcatttgctcggactgtgggaaggaattcacttgctcatccgaaCTGAaggttcatcagcgagttcacaccggggagtggccgttcacctgttcatactgtgggaagggattcaactGGTCTTCTGAATTGAAAGCACATCAGAgatttcacactggagagaggccatttacctgctcagactgtgggaagggattcactatgtCATCTAatctgaagatacatcagagagttcatactggagaaaggccgttcatttgctcagtctgtgggagggGATTTACTTGCTCATccaacctaatggctcaccagcgagttcacactgtggagcggccgttcacctgcttagactgtgggaagggattcactcgctcatccgaactgaagttacatcagcgagttcacactggggagcggccgtttgcctgctcagactgtgggaagggattcacactgtcATCCCAGCTACTgagtcaccagtcagttcatactggggagtggccattcacctgctcggactgtgggaagggattcactcagtcagttcaactgaaggtacatcagcgagttcacaccggggagaggccattcacctgctctgtctgtgggaagggattcaattggTCATCTcacctgcagagacaccagtcagcccACACAGGGaaatggccattcacctgctcagtctgtgggaagggattcacttggtcatctaaaCTGAGTagacatcagcaaattcacactggagagaggccattcacttgctctgtctgtgggaagggattcactgagtcatccgaactgaaggtacatcagcgagttcacactggggagaggccgttcacctgctcagtgtgtgggaagggattcattcggtcatctacactgaaagtacatcagcgaaatcacactggggagaggccgttcacctgctcagactgtgggaagggattcactcggtcatccaccctacaaaCACACCGTtcagttcacactagggagaggcgaatcacctgttcagactgtgggaagggattcacttcgtcatctcaactggagagacaccagcaagttcacactggatagAGGATGATCTCCTGCTCAGAGTTTTGCATAAGATTCTCTCAACCAAATCAactgaatgtgcatcattgagttcacactggggagaggctgttcacctgctcagactgtgggaagcgattcactcagtcatctaaccttatgCAACTCTCACTTCGGCTAGCAGCTGAACTTTTGGAGTGATAGCTCCCCAGCCCAGctaacttaagaaatctcattcgGGTGGATGCTTCATGATGTGTCCCGTTCCAAATCAGTACACTGAAATaacaaactgtacacaatatgtgattaaacaattgagatttataattcttactttgactatagggttagtaaagaaaacaaaaagaaagaaaaagggcccgctctctccattcacgtcttctcatctctccccagcaaaaggtGGTGAaattctctcttccagactcacaggaaagaacaacatttctgcCATTGGATAGCCCCGCATTcccaaaccctgttatctctagtcataacctaaatattgctgctacagagaaacaatTACCTCAGCATTGAAACATTGCATAGaggccattacgttagcagtgaaatcttACAGCATGTTATACTTGTGACTCACcgccgggttcacactggggaggaagtttcaatgagctgcatgctggatatttgtccatcactgttgctgaattctatttcgagagtgactgtcggtgctgaactctgcaattattgctgctgctcaccacacccagttctgcaccctggtcactgggcatgggaggagtttcttctgctgcatattcacctttaatggggctggagtttaatattctgcatctgagacaaataaatcagttctattttaaactttgTCTTTGGAACTCAGTGAGTTTACAACACAACTAGTGtactcaggccggctggaccctgccagtgattctgttccttgacagtccttttaaatcctcccctatTGTTCATCTCCTGcttccctgtggtgatgggttccaaacagtcaccatgctgtgggtgaagaggtttcccttaacttttctgcagactgaagaagtcgcacggattgcagttctgtctgagatgttcttcaccCCTCAAGTCTCTGGGCTGAcgaagaatgacattgggagtTAACCTCCTTATTCAGGGCTCACTTCCATATTTTGGgccattttccctgcttctaaagggttgttcaaaacaccactgtcctctaaagactgaaagcagaatgggaaaccatccATTGGATGTTCAAcgaagcagggtcagaaaccagaggcaggTCCGCACagagcagagtttggggctctggacaaTGGTCGGGATAAGAatgtatgatgaggagaagggaatcagcagcagGGCGTGGCAACAAATGACAGAGTAGCAAGATTTGGAAGCTCATTTGATGGAAAATAATTCAGTTGTCTGACTGACAACACAGACAATGCCTGTTGTGAGATTCCCCATTTGTTGAGGCACGTGTGTGTTGAGAATGGTGATATCTATTGAagcagttgttcctgcttgtttattaTATCCGGATAGTTATTTTAGATTAACCTGTCTGttataatgtattgattataatATAAATTGTGAGATTCTGTCCCTAACTGGATATGGGTTCAATTTATGGTGCCTTAATGAGGTGATGGAGGtcattcatgagtttgtatttaaaagcaagattttggtgaatgatatttgccacttgattgtacctgcataagtaatcagattgagttaatctgctgcaggatcctaggaatatgttggattgtgtctggtttctcttggcattttctgcatttattgccttgtttgtttgtattGTATGTATTTGTGAGTTTTCTTGTTaaccaccttgtcctgtatttctgcaaggaatccctctgtttctgggaagaggtgtcCAACTCTCAGTCAGGTGCTCGATGCTTCCTTTTCAACATCTTGTCTGCTCAGattgttgggatgtctcccatggagggtcattcTCATTCCATttgttaatgttttcttccatattgattattcatttttctgagatggcctctcatttaagttttctggtttTCTTAGCACAATTGCATCTACACacttggagtgctgaatcctgtttacttttgaagaaaatatatacttaagttttatctgactattgtgtgattttttttttccattcgtgttaatccccttcctcctgtctaaGGTACTGTTTGATAGTAagtagtattttctgaaattttctaaagttcttatttatctttgtaaattttactgattgaagtGGGACTaaggtatttttatttttaaaaaagtcaatgtcggtattgatgaaagtgtttattgcctttgttgtatttgttaattattgagctctgtttggcaggttTTCTTAAGCCTCGAactaaattttgtcaaaggttcTCCCTATTTCACACTATTTTCTAttgtctttgcttgttgatattccagGTATGTGGGTATCaagagtcctggtgaagggtcttggcccgaaatgttgattcccattcatagatgctgcctgacatgctgagctcctccagcactttgtgtgtagttctgtagatttctagcatctgcaggtcctcttgtttcccaCATACTTATTTTTCTTGAAATAAAAAGCCGGTTGTAGTGTCgtgtagctctgttggtaaaatattaaataaaaacatgAGAAAGAGGTGGCACAgagttggaagatgtagaatatcACAAGGTAGAATTAAGGAAGAGCAAATGTAAAACAaaatccctgatgggaattgtttcgagaccctcaaacagtagtaagtatgtggtccacaaattacaaagggagatagaaaacgcTTGCCAAAAATGTAATGTTAGGATAGTCAtggggattgtcatgcaggtgattcggaaaattaggatggtgttggtctcaagaggaggaatttcctagaaagcctacaagatgctttttttagagcagctcgtggctgagcccacttggggatcagctattctggattgggtgttgtaatgaaccagaattaattaggtcactaaAGTCCAAAGAACACTTAGGGGCAAGTGAatttaatatgatcaaattcaccctgacattagtgaaggagaagctaaagtcgatGTGGAacaaagagaattagagaggcctgagagaaaaattggtcaaaattgatctAAAAAAACGTGGGCATGGacgaaaacagagcagcaatggctggaatttttggaagcagtttggaaggcacaggatatacacagCGGCATGCAAAACTttaggcacccctggtcaaaatttctgtta contains:
- the LOC140724439 gene encoding uncharacterized protein, with product MAHQRVHTGERPFTCSDCGKGFTCSSKLKLHQRVHTGEKPFTCSDCGKGFSWSSHLKVHQRFHTGERPFTCSDCGKGFTMSSNLKIHQRVHTGERPFTCSDCGRGFTCSSQLKAHQRVHTGERPFTCSDCGKGFTCSSELKVHQRVHTRERPFICSDCGKGFTQSAKLKIHQRVHTGERPFICSDCGKEFTCSSELKVHQRVHTGEWPFTCSYCGKGFNWSSELKAHQRFHTGERPFTCSDCGKGFTMSSNLKIHQRVHTGERPFICSVCGRGFTCSSNLMAHQRVHTVERPFTCLDCGKGFTRSSELKLHQRVHTGERPFACSDCGKGFTLSSQLLSHQSVHTGEWPFTCSDCGKGFTQSVQLKVHQRVHTGERPFTCSVCGKGFNWSSHLQRHQSAHTGKWPFTCSVCGKGFTWSSKLSRHQQIHTGERPFTCSVCGKGFTESSELKVHQRVHTGERPFTCSVCGKGFIRSSTLKVHQRNHTGERPFTCSDCGKGFTRSSTLQTHRSVHTRERRITCSDCGKGFTSSSQLERHQQVHTG